One segment of Streptosporangium brasiliense DNA contains the following:
- the rsfS gene encoding ribosome silencing factor: MTATDRSVQLIRLAAEAAADKLADDILAYDVSEQLVITDAFLLCSATNDRQVRAIVDEIEDRLRIEADAKPVRREGEREGRWVLLDYVDIVVHVQHEEDRTFYALERLWKDCPSIALPDSVTQVAAQRARQAVTE, encoded by the coding sequence GTGACCGCAACCGACAGATCCGTCCAGCTCATCAGGCTCGCCGCCGAGGCCGCCGCCGACAAGCTGGCCGATGACATTCTCGCCTACGACGTGAGCGAGCAGCTCGTCATCACCGACGCCTTCCTGCTCTGCTCCGCCACCAACGACCGTCAGGTCCGCGCCATCGTCGACGAAATCGAAGACCGGCTCCGGATCGAGGCCGACGCCAAGCCCGTCCGCCGCGAGGGTGAGCGCGAGGGTCGCTGGGTCCTGCTGGACTACGTCGACATCGTCGTCCACGTCCAGCACGAGGAGGACCGCACCTTCTACGCTCTCGAGCGCCTGTGGAAGGACTGCCCCTCCATCGCCCTGCCCGACAGCGTGACCCAGGTCGCCGCCCAGCGCGCCCGCCAGGCGGTAACTGAGTGA
- a CDS encoding histidine phosphatase family protein: MSRRVVCLRHGQTLWNVERRFQGHSDIPLDETGMAQAARAASLLAALRPSMIVSSDLQRAVDTASALGRITGLNVAVDKDLRERGGGEWEGLTREEISAGWPREFADWEAPGGEHVTDVAKRVSTSVRRWAAELDPDGLLVVASHGAALRLGIASLLGLPEELWSALGGLGNCSWSVLEEGRKGWRLLEHNAGTLPEPVKSDDSPEATNA, translated from the coding sequence GTGAGCCGCCGGGTCGTCTGCCTGAGGCATGGCCAGACGCTCTGGAACGTCGAACGCCGCTTCCAGGGCCACAGCGACATACCGCTGGACGAGACCGGTATGGCGCAGGCGGCCCGCGCCGCCTCGCTGCTCGCCGCCCTCCGCCCCAGCATGATCGTCTCCTCGGACCTCCAGCGGGCCGTGGACACCGCCTCGGCACTGGGGCGGATCACCGGCCTGAACGTGGCCGTGGACAAGGATCTGCGCGAGCGCGGGGGCGGCGAGTGGGAGGGGCTCACCCGCGAGGAGATCTCCGCGGGCTGGCCCCGGGAGTTCGCCGACTGGGAGGCCCCGGGCGGCGAGCACGTCACCGACGTCGCCAAGCGGGTGTCGACGTCGGTCCGCCGCTGGGCGGCCGAGCTCGACCCCGACGGTCTGCTGGTGGTCGCCTCCCACGGGGCGGCGCTCCGCCTCGGCATCGCCAGCCTGCTGGGCCTGCCCGAGGAGCTCTGGTCGGCCCTCGGCGGCCTGGGAAACTGCTCGTGGTCGGTGCTGGAGGAGGGCCGCAAGGGCTGGCGCCTGCTGGAGCACAACGCCGGCACCCTACCCGAGCCGGTCAAGAGCGACGACAGTCCCGAGGCCACGAACGCCTGA
- a CDS encoding DUF998 domain-containing protein, whose protein sequence is MTTSPPITSTSTSTMARWLALGAIAGPTLFTLAWLILGSLSTGYPIFGARIEPYSPIAQPISGLGLGDTAPFMNAAFVVGGVMLLAGVAGIAMTVDTQRRRTARMTCAVLLAATPVGMIIDGVFDLEAMVPHSIGFLLAAGVPVASFLVAGSLFRTTRRHRRLGLWLLVASPVILALVVGFFLTFEPTVEGAGHGIAGLVQRLLVSVVLASFVAMAWPAFRQTR, encoded by the coding sequence ATGACCACCTCGCCCCCGATCACCTCGACCTCGACCTCGACCATGGCTCGATGGCTCGCGCTCGGCGCCATCGCCGGACCGACACTGTTCACACTCGCCTGGCTGATCCTCGGCTCGCTCAGCACCGGTTACCCGATCTTCGGCGCCCGGATCGAGCCCTACTCGCCCATCGCCCAACCGATCAGCGGCCTGGGGCTGGGCGACACGGCGCCCTTCATGAACGCGGCCTTCGTCGTCGGCGGAGTCATGCTGCTCGCCGGGGTCGCCGGCATCGCCATGACCGTCGACACACAGCGTCGGCGGACGGCGCGCATGACGTGCGCGGTCCTGCTCGCCGCCACACCAGTCGGGATGATCATCGACGGCGTCTTCGATCTCGAGGCGATGGTGCCGCACTCCATCGGATTCCTCCTCGCCGCCGGGGTCCCCGTAGCCAGCTTCCTCGTCGCCGGCTCGCTGTTCCGGACCACCCGGCGCCACCGGCGCCTGGGCCTGTGGCTGCTCGTCGCCAGCCCGGTGATCCTGGCCCTGGTCGTCGGGTTCTTCCTGACGTTCGAGCCGACCGTAGAGGGGGCCGGCCACGGCATCGCGGGCCTGGTCCAGCGGCTGCTGGTCAGCGTCGTTCTCGCCTCATTCGTCGCCATGGCCTGGCCCGCCTTCCGGCAGACCCGTTGA
- a CDS encoding PadR family transcriptional regulator, producing MDKRRKVSNPLALAVLAFLLMEPMHPYELGRRLQETDKDRSFNYNRGSLYMVVRQLTKAGFIAEQETVRDTERPERTVYSITDEGRHELYDWLRELVATPREEYPHFGVALSLLSVLPPAEAAELLERRSQALVTEIGGIRERVRAATGGGLPWVFLVEEEYRLALLEAEHRFVTRLVPALEQPDYISSWHKIFDPQ from the coding sequence ATGGACAAGCGGCGCAAGGTGTCCAACCCGCTGGCCCTGGCGGTGCTGGCGTTCCTGCTGATGGAGCCGATGCATCCCTACGAGCTCGGCCGGCGGCTGCAGGAGACCGACAAGGATCGGAGCTTCAACTACAACCGGGGATCGCTGTACATGGTGGTGCGGCAGCTGACCAAGGCGGGGTTCATCGCCGAGCAGGAGACCGTACGAGACACCGAGCGGCCGGAGCGCACGGTGTATTCGATCACCGATGAGGGCCGGCACGAGCTCTACGACTGGCTGCGCGAGCTGGTCGCCACCCCCCGAGAGGAGTATCCGCACTTCGGCGTGGCGCTGTCGCTGCTGAGCGTGCTTCCGCCCGCAGAGGCCGCCGAGCTGCTCGAACGGCGCTCACAAGCGCTGGTCACCGAGATCGGCGGGATCCGCGAGAGGGTGCGGGCCGCCACCGGCGGCGGCCTGCCCTGGGTGTTCCTGGTGGAGGAGGAGTACCGCCTCGCGCTGCTGGAGGCCGAGCACCGCTTCGTCACCCGGCTCGTTCCGGCGCTCGAGCAGCCGGACTACATCTCGTCGTGGCACAAAATCTTCGACCCGCAATGA